Part of the Streptomyces sp. WMMC500 genome is shown below.
CGTACGGGACCCGGCGTCGCCGTTCGTGCGCCAGCGCCACCCGTGGTCCACGGGACCGGTCCCCTCCCCCAGCGGGAACCCCCCGGCTATCGCCCCCGTGACGTACTCCTTCGCCGCCGCCACCGCCTCCGGCACCGGCCGCCCCCGCGCCAGATACGCGGCGACGGCGCTCGCCAGCGTGCAGCCCGTGCCGTGGGTGTGCCGCACGGCGATCCGGGGCGTGCGCAGCCAGTGCTCCTCGGTGCCGTCCGTCAGGAGGTCCACGGCGTCCTCGCCCGCCGGCAGATGGCCGCCCTTGACCAGCGCCCACCGCGGCCCGTACACCAGCAGCGCCGCCGCCGCGCGCCGCATGTCCGCCTCGTCCGCCACCCGGATCCCCGTCAGCCACGCCACCTCGGGCAGGTTCGGGGTGACGACGGTCGCCGCCGGCAGCAGCCGGGCGCGCACCACGTCCAGCGCCTCGGCCGCCAGCAGCCGGTCGCCGTGGGTGGAGACGCCGACGGGGTCGACCACGACCGGCACGGGCGTCGAGGCCAGCAGCTCCGCGACCGCCGCGACCGTGCCGGCGCCGGCGAGCATGCCGGTCTTCACGGCCTGGACCCCGATGTCGTCCACGACGCTGCGGTACTGACCGCGCACGGCCTCCGCCGGCAGCTCCCAACTGCCCTGCACCCCGAGGGAGTTCTGCGCGGTCACGGCGGTGACGACGCTCATGCCGTGCACGCCGAGCGCGAGCATGGTCTTCAGGTCGGCCTGGATGCCCGCGCCGCCGCCGGAGTCGGAGCCGGCGACGGTCAGCACGCGCGGCGGCGCGCTCCCGCCCTCGGTGAAGCCCGCCGGCTCACTCACCGAAGTGGTCCCAGCCGGCCGCTCCGCGCCACGGCTCGCCGTCGACCGTCACCTGCGCCGCCGCGGACGGCGCCTGCACCTCGCCCACGACCCGCCACCGTGCCGGCAGCTTCACCTGCGGCGGGAACGTCGCCACGATCGCGTGGTCCTCGCCGCCCGTCAGCACCCACTGCAGCGGGTCCACGCCCACCGCCTTGCCGATGTCCGCCATCTGCCCGGGCACGTCGAGGGCCGCGGTGCGGATGTCGATACGGACCTTCCCCGCGGCGGCGACGTGCCCGAGGTCGGCCAGCAGCCCGTCACTGACGTCCGTCATCGACGTGGCGCCCAGCCCCGCCGCCGCCGGGCCCGCCTGGTACGGCGGTTCGGGGCGGCGGTGGGCCTCGACGAAGGCGCGGGGCGAACGGAAGCCGCGGGCCAGCACGGCGTGGCCGGCCGCGGACCAGCCGAGCCAGCCCGTCACCGCCACCACGTCGCCGGGGCGGGCGCCGGCACGGGTGACCGGCTCGTGGCCCTGCATGTCGCCGAGGGCGGTGATCGCGAGGGTGATGGCGTCGCCCCGTACGACGTCGCCGCCGACGACGGCGGCGCCGGCGACCTGGCACTCGTCGCGCAGCCCGTCCATCAGCTCCGCGGGCCAGGTGACGAGCAGGTCCGCGGGGACGACGAGGCCGAGGAGCAGGGCGGTCGGCACGGCGCCCATGGCGGCGATGTCGGCGAGGTTCTGGGCGGCGGACTTGCGGCCCACGTCGTACGCCGTCGACCAGTCGCGGCGGAAGTGCCGGCCCTCGATCAGCACGTCCGTGCTGGCCACGACCCGGCGGTCGGGGGCGGTGATGACGGCCGCGTCGTCGCCGGGCCCGACCCGGACCGCGGGCGTCGTGGTCAGCCGGGAGGTCAGCTCCCGGATGAGCCCGAACTCGCCCAGCTCCCCCACGGTGCCCCGCCCCTGCCCGTGGCCCTTCATCGGATCGCTCCTTCCGTCAACCCGGCGCCGGTGGTCTCGCTCGTCATGGCCGGTCCCGACCCTCCCGCGGCGGCCGGACTACGCGATACGGTTGCGTCTCTCCCCCCATGATCCTCGAAGCCGCCCCTGGAGGTTCCGTGGTACAGGCTTACATCCTGATCCAGACGGAGGTCGGCAAGGCGTCCGCCGTCGCCGAAGTCATCGCCAAGATCCCCGGAGTGATCCAGGCCGAGGACGTCACCGGGCCGTACGACGTGATCGTGCGTGCTCAGGCGGACACCGTCGACGAACTCGGCCGTCTCGTGGTCGCCAGGGTCCAGCAGGTGTCGGGTATCACCCGGACCCTGACCTGCCCCGTCGTCCATCTCTGAGCCCCCCGTATGCTCGGCCGGTGATTTCGCTGAGCCCACCGCCCCGGCCTGACCGCACCACCGGGCGCCCCGGCGCCGCGCGCCGCAGCGCCCGGAGCGACCGCCCCACCCTGCACTTCCGCCCCACCCGGCCATACCGCTCCGCTCTCCGCCTGCCCGCCGCACTCCTGCTGCTCGCCGCCCCGCTCGCCTGTTCCGGGGGCGGCGGCGCGCCGCAGGTGGCCGTGCCGACCCCGCAGGGGAAGGCCGTGGACCACTGCCGCGAGCTCGCCGACCGGCTGCCCGGCACCGTCGACGGCCAGGAGCGCCGCGA
Proteins encoded:
- a CDS encoding thiamine-phosphate kinase, translating into MKGHGQGRGTVGELGEFGLIRELTSRLTTTPAVRVGPGDDAAVITAPDRRVVASTDVLIEGRHFRRDWSTAYDVGRKSAAQNLADIAAMGAVPTALLLGLVVPADLLVTWPAELMDGLRDECQVAGAAVVGGDVVRGDAITLAITALGDMQGHEPVTRAGARPGDVVAVTGWLGWSAAGHAVLARGFRSPRAFVEAHRRPEPPYQAGPAAAGLGATSMTDVSDGLLADLGHVAAAGKVRIDIRTAALDVPGQMADIGKAVGVDPLQWVLTGGEDHAIVATFPPQVKLPARWRVVGEVQAPSAAAQVTVDGEPWRGAAGWDHFGE
- the thiD gene encoding bifunctional hydroxymethylpyrimidine kinase/phosphomethylpyrimidine kinase encodes the protein MSEPAGFTEGGSAPPRVLTVAGSDSGGGAGIQADLKTMLALGVHGMSVVTAVTAQNSLGVQGSWELPAEAVRGQYRSVVDDIGVQAVKTGMLAGAGTVAAVAELLASTPVPVVVDPVGVSTHGDRLLAAEALDVVRARLLPAATVVTPNLPEVAWLTGIRVADEADMRRAAAALLVYGPRWALVKGGHLPAGEDAVDLLTDGTEEHWLRTPRIAVRHTHGTGCTLASAVAAYLARGRPVPEAVAAAKEYVTGAIAGGFPLGEGTGPVDHGWRWRTNGDAGSRTT
- a CDS encoding Lrp/AsnC ligand binding domain-containing protein produces the protein MVQAYILIQTEVGKASAVAEVIAKIPGVIQAEDVTGPYDVIVRAQADTVDELGRLVVARVQQVSGITRTLTCPVVHL